One Ostrea edulis chromosome 2, xbOstEdul1.1, whole genome shotgun sequence genomic region harbors:
- the LOC125678255 gene encoding CUB domain-containing protein 2-like has translation MDIIFRVTCILCYFSYYGEGSTTYLTSNSSRQYITSPNYPQSYGNLQSMNWVISADSSTYNPAVYIQVVDSELQPSLACYNDVVAIYDGDSTFYPEIVSWCGSNYPLSTTHSHYNTIMISFRSDKSDNSYRGFRIAYWTQTTAKVTYVTKPLTSRNYALLGFAGTIISVILIGLGFIIYARNRDKISSLFAGEDA, from the exons ATGGATATTATATTCCGGGTAACTTGTATACTTTGTTACTTCTCATACTATGGTG AGGGATCGACTACGTACCTCACATCAAATAGCTCCAGGCAATACATCACATCACCAAACTATCCACAAAGTTATGGGAA TTTGCAGTCCATGAATTGGGTGATATCCGCCGACAGTTCAACATATAACCCAGCTGTGTACATCCAAGTGGTGGACAGTGAACTCCAGCCATCTCTAGCCTGCTACAATGACGTCGTCGCAATTTACGACG GTGACAGCACTTTTTACCCAGAGATAGTGTCCTGGTGTGGATCAAACTACCCCTTGTCCACCACTCACTCGCATTACAACACCATCATGATCAGTTTCCGATCAGATAAATCAGACAACAGCTACAGGGGATTTCGGATAGCATATTGGACCCAAACTACAG ccAAGGTGACGTATGTGACAAAACCTTTGACCAGTCGGAACTATGCACTGTTGGGATTCGCTGGAACCATCATTTCCGTGATACTGATCGGTCTTGGATTCATTATATATGCCAGAAATCGGGACAAAATATCCAGTTTATTTGCTGGTGAAGATGcttaa